The DNA window ATGAGTACAGTAAGTCATACTTGGGTAaaattggttttatattcgcacattcggacttctgataaattcagactttccaataaatgtgcaataaattaatgtttgcgaattttcgAATATTCgtgtatttaaagctgcagtcaaaaaatgtacaaaaatatatataatgagaatatacaacatgaatcaattttccaaaccgtgtttctgtcttatcctgaatcattatggtaaacttataataagtgtttatattcggactatttcagaccggactggtaggactcgccgcagagtatgactttgtgactcgccatagacataccagcgtgcagttctgtttattaaccgctagagggccaaaaatcgcggacagcagctttaaattacgattattttgagaaaatgagagacgttttttatttttattttttattcaagttgtcgtcaccatttctgaacaaactTATGATTAGGTAATATACACAACAAGTTTGTGTTTTATCTTAAggttttcattcagtttaaaacagtaattaaaaacaatatgtgtaaacaaaaaatataggcctaaagaacaaaagcattatAGGCTCAAGCAGCGAGCGGGAAAAAAACACTAGTAAAGCAGAGCGCGCCAGTTATCGTGACAAACGTAACGTACATATAAGGTACACTAGAGTCGGAATATGGTTAccatgtttatattgtttcacattacaatgttgaggaaaaacaacaatgtgtatgattatattaccattatctatctctcacactcactcacatacacacaaaaatgctgaattaaataaatatttttttatttgtacgaATGTGTCATTTTTCATATCAGACCCCCGTCCCCACCCAAACCCCCGTCGCCGCCGAAATCTCACTCTGAACTCAGTtcaaaacttgagagccctgatGCAGTGTGATGTGATATTAGGTTTAATGGctagaaaaaaaatagataatttAGAGGGACCttcttgtaaagtgttactaaaaCAATAATACTAGACAAATATCGATTTCTCGaatttaatcgattctcatttttacgatatcgattcttaaatcccaagaatccattagtctagtctgttttcagttgatgaatatATAGAACATGTAGCGCGCTTCCCATCCGgtaaatcgcaataatctttgtgctttgttacttttgatatgaagcaaagtctcaggtttcaaatgacgtccatcttattattaGATTCAAAAAagaaataccgttttggcgctgtttaatgtggcgtgacagatcactgtaatgaatcagttaaagggatagttcacccaaaaatgaaaattctattatcatttactcaccctcaagttgttcaaaatctgtataaatttctttgttctgttgaacacaaaggaagatattttgtaaccaggccactttggggcaccattgactttcaaagtaggaaaaaaaaaactactatggAAGTCCATGGTGCCCCAAActgttcagtttaacacattcttcaaaatatcttcctttgtgttcaactgaacaaagaaagaaaattatacatattttgaacaacttgagggtaagtaaataatagaattttcatttttgggtgaactaccttTAAAGAGAAGCGGCAGCACGGACAAGAAAGCAACATTatgataaatatatgcactgttaCATATtctttatcatttttaatgttcttcaaatttaatgcatgtttgaataaatcagttatgacagccacaatttaaatgtttatatttttttaaaaaatggagtagaaatatgattatgtaattctaaactttattatACAAAtcatcattgagtgtaatttaagtgtttgtatataaataagttaatttaaccttcaatattttttatagtagtaccaactgactcccatgtgtagtttacagcattagttgagatttTTCTCTTCTAGAacatttgccatgtactgtaactgatatactacatccaaaataatcgatattgaaatgaaagcatgtgaatagaaaTCGAATCATGAAAATCGTATCAATACCCAGGCCTACTAAACAATCgacttttcatttcttttttttagtgAACTACCCTTTAAAATTTTCACTGGTTTATCCTTATCTGATgttttttagattttcaaaacCAAGCAATTCTCACATTtgtcatttattataaattcatatatttaaatagacattcaaacatgaaaaaagCAATATCAGAGTACATTTGAAAATTTACATCATAACTGGATTTGGTAATGTAATCATTAGGATTACAAATTGATTTTTATTGCTGTTTTGTTGAAGTTGAATTTGTCCTACTTATTATCAAAGAGATCAAGCAGGTATTTTGTGTATCTGTAGTAGGATATACACACAATGTTATTAGCTTCATGGGTCCAGCATGGCAACAGTACCTCTCTGAAAATGCGACAAATTTTTTTCTTGATACCAACAAAGTCTCCAAACTTGTCCAAAAGTATCAAACGGTGGTCACCGACAATCAAAACGGTTTCTCCAGTCCATAGTTCATTACTAAATACAACTTTATCAAAATGTAAAGTCTTTCATAGACATGTCTGTCTAAATATTAGCCATCATTAAGGTTTTAGGTGTCTTTAAGCAAAacagtgttttcttttttagcTGTCTCTTCCATATAAAACAGTCTTTTGTTTTTCATCCATGATTAGCTCTGTAGGTAACACCGCCTGGGTTAGGCATGACCGGTGTGTGTGGTTTCCAGCATCTCCTCATAAAGCCAGCTCTCAGTGAAGTTTCCTGACTGCTCCATTAGCTCAAACAGACGCTTGTACTCTTCAGGGTAGACGTCGCCGGTCATGGTGTCATCAAGGAAGCAGAGctttgaaatgagctctgatCCACTGCCAGGACTCCATGAGCTTTGGAAGACATCAAAGATAGGTGTGAATACAAcctattatattaatttaaaaatgtttgttcatTCAGAAATTCTAGTTTGTATACAAATACAGGTCAAAAGCTTACTTAATTTGTTCAATCAACCTGCGTTTCCTTTTGGCAAGGCATTGTTTCACCATCAAAACCAGAGTGCTGCCATTCAAGGGAGTTAGGTGAGAGTTAAACAAGTCCTCACGTGGGGTTATCCGCACCAAGCACAGGTTATCACTCTGGGGTAGCTGTGGGGGGGGAAAGGAAAACATGGAAATACTGGATAAACTTTTTGTAGAGGACATCAACCTCCCCATTCAAGAAACTGGATTTGATTGGACTCTATTCAGTGATGTCTGACAAGCATGATCGCACTGAAACATTCAAGTCTGCGTTGGCGCTGCCGCTGACCCAGACAGTCTCTTTTTTAAAACCACACAGTAAATCTCTAATTTAAACAACAAAATTGTTATTGTCagtttatccagaatcgtgcagctctaacaCATAGTACTAACATTACAGATTACATAACAGACTACAAGTACATATAACAAACTAACATTTCTCAGCTCATTTCAAGATTACCTGCAATTCATGATAAATCTGAGCTTATTTAGTGAGAAAATTAGTTGTCTGGCTCAGTCAGCATATGATTCAGACCAATGACTCATATGATAGATTCAGACTGATTCACTAATTATTTCAAGTGATTCATTAAGAAGAACcacaattaaattaattaacaaattGGACTGAAGGATGTGTGATGACACAGTGCCTCTCCTAAATCACTAACACAACATAAACAGATGATGAATCCTAGAGTGATATTACTTGTGTATAAAAACTTACAGTGCTCTTTGAGGTGGACTTTTTAGTCTTCTTGGTTATAGTCAAAAAAGATGACAATGGCTCCTGGTAATGAGGACAAAAGCagaaatacagtacaaacacaTTAATCATTAACTGATAAATTATTCCCAGGAAAATGTAACAATGcataaatgataataaaatctCTCACCTCATGCAGTAACTCAATATCGCAGGCCATCTGCCAGAGAACACTGAACGCTAGGTAGTTCTTATAATCTCTTGGAGGGGTCACTAGTTTCTGTCAGAGAAAAGAATCATAATTCATACTTGGATCCAGCTGGAAAGCTCCAAATCCTGCTTCCTATATtgcttaaagtgatagttcacccaattctgtcatcatttacaatcatgtctttccaaacacgtaagactttcgttcatcttcggaaagcaaattaagatatttttaatgaaatctgagagatttctgtcccttgAACCGTTTACACTTCCTTGTACCTGTGAACTCACCGTGTATTCATTCTTGCTAATAAACATGATCAACTCCACACGTCCGTAGCGGTAAATGGAACGTCGCTCAAACAGGTTGTAAATCAGCTTCCACATTATGCTCTTCTCATTCCTGTGCGAGAAGATCCCTACAACCTTCACAGGGACATCTGTTTCGGAAatggaaagacagaaaaagcaTTTAGAGGTTTTCTTATCCAAACCACATATTTATGCCTTGCTTAAAGTGATTGTTTACTCATCCTTGTGTTATGGGCCATCTTTCTTCCCTTTCGGCCACATTAATCTAAATGTTTGGGGAACTAACCTGCTGACCAAGGGACCTCAGAGATGGCAAGGTCAGAGAAGAGCTTCTCGGAGTACATTGCGGGTGGTTTCATGCTGCCATGGCCGATGGGATCCAGTTTGAAGAAGTCACAATGAACCACATCCAGCTGCCCATCCAGTTTGCTCTCCAGGTCCTGTAAGATCAAAAGTTATTTAGGGTTGCGTGATATGAAGGCATTAGATTGTGAACAATTAAAATATCTCCACCATCTGCCTTTATGGTATCAGTTTCAGTTCTATGGCTGttttttgattattttctctGTCATGGTTACACTCACGTGGCATCGATGTTCTTCATCATCAAGTGAAGGTAAACAGTAGGGGGAAAATCGTATGCGTGTCAGTATACTGAATCTGTGCAACAGGTCTTAGGGGCTGTTTATACGACACCGTTTTCAAATAAAACGTAAAACTTTTATGACAGGGGCCTAaaaaaacgcaaacttttgaaaatgggtttcaaagtgcaagtttcaTGTAAACTACacaaatgtgaatttgtgaaacaGTGACGTCATGTATatgcgtattacatgttcagtctatgtTCAGGTGCGCAGTGTTTCTTGTAAAGTGACATCGCCAGCTACTGGTGGgacatgaataatacagcattctTAGTCGTTATCGCGAATCTGTGTGAacagggatcattttgacaatggtgtTGTCTGTACGCGAAAAATGCAAAAGGAAAAACCTTTCCGTTTGTAGCACATCGTTTCCATGTATATGTTCCCTTAAAAAGTGACAGCAACTTAATATACCTGCTACTGTCCATGTTGTTAATACTGTCCATATTGTTAatgaaacaacaaaagaaataGAGAAAATCTCTCACTACTCTTGACAGAGAACTTTAATAAGAACTGatgcatattttatttcagtgaagAATATGCagggttttattttttcatttgattattcaatttcttacttgaatgctgctttaaatttaaatttaatttctttcttatgtAATATTCGTCTTgcagtttatatatttttaataacaaagataaaatgacgaaatgatttctgaaggatcatgtggcataattttccttttaaattttaataatattttccaatgttttttttctgtatttttgatcatttaaaggattagttcactttcaaattaaaatttcctgataatttactcaccaccatgacatccaagatgtccatgtccttctttcttcagtcaaaaagaaatgaaggtttttgatgaaaacattccaggatttttctccatatagtggacttcaatggactccagacagttgaaggtcataattaaagtttcagtgcagcttcaaagagctctatgtgatcccagatgaggaataagggtcttatctagagaaaccatcgctcaatttcttaaaatatatattaataaataataaataaat is part of the Chanodichthys erythropterus isolate Z2021 chromosome 18, ASM2448905v1, whole genome shotgun sequence genome and encodes:
- the tfb2m gene encoding dimethyladenosine transferase 2, mitochondrial; this translates as MAACEGFRFFVLTLRTLCGTSRSTSPCALPLTTHRILSTSARTYSPDSFSSGSRKTPAQVGKAERISLSSGGVQRNLSAVAVPLQGQFRPLCRYDPLDLGDVDENTQKALSCKHLRRFIVDPSLARIVTDHLAGDIDYGKAVIFECNPGPGVLTRALLNRGAQRVVALESDTNFLPELQDLESKLDGQLDVVHCDFFKLDPIGHGSMKPPAMYSEKLFSDLAISEVPWSADVPVKVVGIFSHRNEKSIMWKLIYNLFERRSIYRYGRVELIMFISKNEYTKLVTPPRDYKNYLAFSVLWQMACDIELLHEEPLSSFLTITKKTKKSTSKSTLPQSDNLCLVRITPREDLFNSHLTPLNGSTLVLMVKQCLAKRKRRLIEQINSWSPGSGSELISKLCFLDDTMTGDVYPEEYKRLFELMEQSGNFTESWLYEEMLETTHTGHA